The region GTGCAGGAGGGCGTGCCGTTCATCGGCGCCGGTCCGGGCGACCCCGGACTCCTCACCGTCACCGGGAAGGAACTCGTCGAGTCGGCAGACCTCGTCGTCCACGCCGGATCCTTGGTCAACAGCGAACTGCTCGAAGCGTACTGCGCGGACGCGGAGCAGGTGTCGAGCATCGGCAAGGACTTAGAGGAGTTGGTGCCGCTGATGCGGGACGCCTACGAGGACGGACGGAACGTCGTCCGCCTCCACAGCGGCGACCCGGCCATCTACGGGGCGGCCCTCGAACAGATGGACGCGCTGGAACACGAGGGCGTCCCGACGTACGTCGTGCCGGGCGTCACCTCCGCGTTCGCCGCCAGCGCGACGCTCCGAACCCAACTCACGCTGAACGGCGTGGCCAACCACGTCGCGTTCACCCGTCCGCAGGGGAAGACGCTCGACCCCGAGGACGACCACATCGGCGAGTTCGTCGAGATGGGCGACGTGACGACCTGCATCTACCTCGGAACCCACGCCGTCGGCGAGACGATGGACCGACTCCTCGAAGACGGCCACGACCCCGAGACGCCGGTCACCGTCGTCTACCACGCGTCGTGGCCGGACGAGGAGGTCATCGAGGGGACCATCGGTACCATCGGCGACCGACTGGCGGAGGCGGGCTACCGCGCCTCCGCGCTCGTCATCATCGGCGACGCGGCGCGGAAGGCGGGGTACGAACGCTCCTACCTGTACGGAGACTGGGCGAACCGCGGTTCCGCGGAGACGGAAGCGGACGACTGATTTTCACTCATGAGTACAGACACGAACGACACGGAATCGGGCGAATCGGGCGGCCACTGTTCGACGCCGGACTCGGACGGCGAAGTGGCCGAAGAGATAGCGATAATCAGCTTCGAGCGGAAACTCGACACCGCACGCGAGATAAAGGAGGGGATCGGCGACGGCTACGAGCGGGTGGACATCGTCGAGTACCACGGCGACGTGTTCGAAGAGCACTGGGGCGAGTACGACTGCTTCGTCGGACTGATGGCCTCGGGCATCGCGATGCGGAAGACCGCGCCCCTCCTCGACGACAAGTGGGACGACCCCGCGATAGTAGTCGTAGACGAGGAACTCACGTGGGCCATCCCCATCACCGGCGGCCACCACGGCGCGAACCAAGTCGCCCACGACCTCTCGCAGTTAGGCGCGGTGCCCGCGATGACCACCGCGAGCGAAGCCGCGGGCAAGCAGGGCGTCGAGAGCAAGGCGAAAGCGCTCGACACCCACGTCGTCAACGGCGATTCGACGGTCGCGACGAACCTCGCCGTCCTGAACGACGAACTCGGGCCGGTCGCCCGCCTCGACGGACCGAAAGCGGTCCTCGTCGGCGACGACGTGACCGTCCTCAAGCGCAACGCCGACGACGGCGTCGTCCTCGGGACCGGAACCGTCTCGGGGGTGAAGAAGTCGCAGGTGCTCGACGCGTGGGAGGCCGCCCTCTCGGACCTCGGGTTGGAGTTCTCGGACGTGGACTTCGTCGCCACGGGCACCCGAAAGGAGGGCGAAGAGGGGCTGTACGACGCCGCACAGGAGATCGGCGCGGGCGTCGTCCTCTTCGAGAAGGAGACGTTAGCGGAGTTCGAGGGGCCCTCGCCCTCTCGGTCGAAGGAACTCATCGGCTGGCCGGGCATCGCCGAGGCGTCGGCCATCGCCGGCGGCCGCGAGCACGAACTCGCCCGCGAGAAAGAGCGGTTCGACGACGCCGTGACGGTCGCGGTGGGGCGGTAAGATGAGCGGGACGGACGCCCCGAACGACGCCGCCGCGGAGGACGCCGCCGACGCCGCGGGCGATTCGATGGGGACGCTCTACGTCGTCGGTATCGGCCCCGGTCTGCCGCACGCGATGACCCAGCGAGCCAAAGACGTCATCGCCACCGCAGACTGCGTCGTCGCGTCGAACCTCTATCAGGAGTTCCTCCGGCGCGACGGGACGCTCCCGCCCGAGAGCGCCGAAGTGGAGGCGGCACCCGACGGCGGGACGACGGCCAGCGGCGACCCCGGAACCGTCTTCGAACGGCGCGGGGGGACCCGGCAGACGGTCGTTCGCTCGACGATGGGGCGACAGATAGAACTGGCCCGCGAGGCGTTCGAACGCGTCCGCGCGGGCGAGGATGTCGCCCACGTCTCGGGCGGCGACCCGAACGTCTACGGCAAGAGCGACCTGCTGTTCACGATGGCCGAGGAGGAGGAGGCGTACGACGTTCCCATCGAAGTCGTCCCCGGCGTCACCGCGGCCCTCGGCGGGGCGGCGAACCTCGGCGCACCGCTCTCGAACGACTTCTGCACCGTCTCTCTGTCCGACAAGTGGCGAGGCTGGGACGAAATCGAGGAGAAACTGCGCGCGGCCGCCATCAGCGGGTTCGTCATCGTCCTCTACAACTGCTGGCGGGACTACCAGCGCGCCATCGACGTGATTCGCGAGGAACGGGCCGACGACGCGCCGGTCGGCATCTTCAACGACGCCGGGCGGAGCGACGCGGGCCGGAACCTCGACGACGAGACGCACACCATCACCACCCTCGGCGAGGCGAACGACCACGAGGACGAAGTCGGCGGGATGGGCACCTCCATCCTCGTCGGCAACCACGAGACGGCGGTCTGGGAGAACGACCACGGCAAACACCTCGTCACCCCGCGCGGCGGGCGTGACGTCGACGACTTCTGACAATGAGCACTGACGACACCACCGAACGGAGCACAGACGCAGAGAGCGAATGCGGAGCGAGCGACGCCGCCAACGCGGCCGACGGCGCGACCGACGCGGCGTCGAGTTCGAAGTGCGGAGCCTCGAAATCGAAGGCGGACGGCGGCGTCGCGAGTAGCGCCGAAACGGAGGCGAGCACCGACGAGACGGCGTCGAAGTGCGGAGCCTCCGGGTCCTCGTCTTCGTCCGGGTGCGGCGCCTCGAAGACGTCCGCGACCGACGAGAAGGTCGGGTCGACCGTCGACGACTTCGAGGCCGACCCCGGCCGACTCGTCGCCGTCGGGTTAGGCCCCGGCCAACCGGAGGGGATGACCCAACGCGCCCGCGCGTCGCTCTTGGAGGCGGACCACATCGTCGGCTACACCACGTACGTCGAACTCCTGCCGGAGGAGGTCACGGAGTCGGCCGAGGAACTGTACGACACGCCGATGTGCGGCGAAGTCTCCCGCACGGAGGAGGCGATAGACCGCGCCCTCGCCGGGAACGACGTCGCCATCATCGGGAGCGGCGACCCGAACGTCTACGCGCTGGCCGGACTCGCGCTCGAAATCCTCGAATCGAAGGGAGCGACCGCGAGCATGGTCGATTTCGAGGTGGTCCCGGGCGTGCCGGCCGCCCAGTCCTGCGGCGCGCGGTTGGGCGCGCCCCTCGTCAACGACACCGTCAGCATCTCGCTTTCGGACCACCTGACGCCGATGCCGACCATCGAGTCCCGCCTCCACGCCGTCGCGGGCGAGGGCTTCACCATCGCCATCTACAACCCGTGGAGCCGAAAGCGCCGGGAGAACTTCGAGAAGTGCTGCGAGATTCTGCTGGAACACCGCGCGCCGGACACCCCGGTGGGCATCGTCCACGGCGCGGGACGCGACGACGAACGGGTCGAAATCGTCGAACTGCGGGAGTTAGAGGAACTCGGCGAGACGGACCTCATCGACATGACCACGACCCTCTTGGTCGGCAACGAGGAGACGTACGTCTGGGACGACCGGATGGTGACGCCGCGGGGGTACGAGTCCAAGTATGACTACTGAGTACCGGGTCCGCCTCGACCGACGCGCCTGCGACGGCGTCTTCGCCTGCCTCGTGCGCGACGACCGGTTCGCCGAGGCGACGGACGGTCTGGCGACGATAGACGGCGGCGACCGAGGCGGCGACGACGGAGACGCCGACGGCGACGACGCCGACGAGATGGTCGTGGCGTTCGCGGACGACCGACTGGCGGACGCAGAACAGGCCGCCCGCGCCTGTCCCGTCGGCGCTATCGACGTGACCGAGGTGGACGATGAGTGACTCGGCCGCCGAAGCGCCGACGCCCGATCCCGTCGAGGACCTGCTCTCGGCGACGGCGGCGACGGCGTACTTCTGGGGTCGCGTGGCGGGCGACGGCGAACTGACGCGGGACTGCGTGACCGTCCGGACGGAAGACGGCACGTCCGCCGACGCGTTGGCGGCCGTCGCCGGCGCGGGCCGGACCGAAAACGAGCACCGCGTGGCCGCCCGCGAGTCGGCGCACGACGCCTCCATCGTCCGCTTCGAGGACGAGTACGAACTGCAAGTGTTCGGCGCGCCGGCCGGCCGCGCCGGTGCCGCCCTCGGCCTGCCAATCGACGGACAGCCCGGCGGGTACCGGTTCGACACGTTCTCCGACCACCGCGCGCAACTCGTCCGGGGACTCCTCGAAGCCTGCGGCACCGTCTGTTTCCGCGAGTCCTCGGCGTCGGTCGGCGTGTCGTTCGTCCACGACGACGAGACGCTGCTTCGGACGGTCCGGTCGCTTCTCGACGCCGCCGAACCGCACGTCCCGACCGACGACCTCTCGGAGACGTCCTCTGGGGGCTACTGGTTCGGGCTGGCCGACGACGCCGACACTGCGGCGTTCGCGGAGTGGGTGTACGACGGCAGCGACGAGACGGGACTGTACTCGGCGGAGCGACGCCGGAAACTCCGCCGGAGCGTCGAGCGCGCGACCGGAAGCGAGGTGGGAGAACTCTCCCGATGACCGCGAACGCGAAAGCGGCCCCGGTCGGACTGGACGACGAGGCCGTACTGCTCGTCGGCCACGGCTCCCGCCGCGAGAAGTCCAACGAGCAGGTTCGCACGCTCGCCGCCGAGTTGGAGGGCCGACTGGGCGTCCCGGTGGACGCGGGCTTTCTCGAACTGGCGAAGCCCTCGATACCGGACGCCATCGCGGGACTGGCGGCGAGCGTCTCGCGAGTCACCGTCGTCCAACTCTCGCTGTTCGCGGCGAGTCACGTCAAGAACGACGTTCCGCTGGCGGTACAGGAGGCCCGCACGGACCACCCCGAACTCACGGTACACACCGGGGCGCACCTCGGCGTCCACCCCGCACTCGTCGATATCCTCGACGACCGGGCCGCGGCGGTAGAGGCGGAGTTGGGCGTGGACCGCGAGGAGGACGACGTGGCGGTGGTGCTCTGCGCCCGCGGGTCCAGCGATCCGGACGCGAACGCCGACGCGCACAAACTCGCCCGGTTACTGTACGAGGGGCGGTCGTTCGACCGCGTCGAAACGTCGTTCGTCGGCGTCACCGAACCACGCCTCGACGAGACGCTGCACGCGGTGGCCAAGCACCGTCCGGACGCCGTCGTCGTGCTCCCGTACATGCTGGGCGACGGCGTTCTCACGGGGCGCATCCGCGACGGCGCGGACGAATTCGACGACGAGTACCCGTACGTCGCCGCCGCCGCCGGCGACCCGCTGGGAACCGACACGCGTCTGTTGGACGTTCTCGGCGACCGCTGGCAGGAAGCGCGCACCGACAGCGTGGACATGTCCTGCGACACCTGCAAGTACAAGGTCGAACTCGACGGCTACGAGGAGGACGTCGGCGGCGCGCGTGCGATGCTGCGGGCGATGACGCACCTCGAATCGCACGCCGACCGCGACGACGTGGACGAGGATCCGCACGCCCACGACGCCCCGGAGAAACACGTCGCGGTGTGTACGAACCAGACCTGCGCCGCCGACGGGTCGCCGGCCGTGCTCGAACGGTTGCGGCAGGAGGCACGCGACTCCGACGCCTGCGACGCCCGGATCACGCGCTCGTCCTGCCTCGGTCGGTGCGGCGACGGCCCGATGGTCGCCGTCTACCCCGACGGCGTCTGGTACGGCGGCGTCGACCGAAGCGACGCGGAGCGAATCGTCTCGTCCCACCTCGACAGGGATCGCATCGTCTCGGATATCGTCGATCAGACGCTATAATACAATGAGCTGCTACGAAATCGAAGCACTACGACTCGGACTGATGAACGTCCTCGGAACCGAAGACCGGAGCGCGCGCGAACACGCCGAGAAAGAGCTCGACGGGCACCTCGACGGACCCGTCGAGGCTTTGGCGAACGCCGCGACGCTCTCGGAGATTCAGCGACACCTCGACGCGGCGCTGGTGGACCTCGAAGAGGAGATAGCCGCGACGGACGCCGACGATCCGGAGTACGACTACCTCCGCGGACGGTTGGTAGCCGTTCGGGACGCCGAGCGCGCCGTCCGCAGGCTAACCGACCAGGGGGAGAGCGTCCTCGGCGGACTGGGCGAGGCCCACGACGTACTCCACGAGACGTTCCCCGTCGATGAGTGACGCGGGAGAACCGTGCGCGGTCGAACTCGGCGAGGTGACGCCGGCCCGGTCCCGCCACGCCGGCAGACGGTCGGCGGTCGAACTGCGCGACGAACTCCTGGTCGTCGGGACGGCCGCCGGCGACGTACTCGCGTACGACCGGTCCACGCTCGACGAGCGTTGGAGCGCCGAAACGCGGAGCGAGAGCGCGTCCGTCGTCTCGGCGGCGTCGTTCGGCGACGGCGTCGCGGTCGGCGAACGCGGCCCCGAGGGACGCATCCGGGTCTACGACGCCGCGACCGGCGAACGTCGCTGGACGTACGACACGGCGGCCGACGTGGGGACGCCCCAGAAGGAGTCGCGCTTCTTCCTCCCGTTCGTCGCCGACGTCGCGTCCGGCGGCGACCGACTGTACGTCGCCGCTCGGCGCTACGAACGCGACGGCGACCGCCGCTCGTTTTCCAGCGCGGTGTACGCCTTCGACGTGGAGGGAGAGGCGGTCTGGACGTACGAGACCGACGCCTCCCCGATCAGCATCGACGCCGACGGGCGACGCCTCGGGATCGCCTACAACCGCTGTCCGGGCGCTCACCAGCACGGCCTCGTCGTCCTCGACGCGGAGACGGGCGAGGTTCGGTGGGAGTGGGACCCCGGAACCGACGGTCAGCGACGCGTCGGCGACGTCTCCCTCGTGGACGACGGAGCCGTGGTCGCCAGTCACGGCGACTACCGCGGCTACCGCCTCGGCCGAGGCGGTGCCGAGGAGTGGCGCGTCGACGTAGCGACGCCGACGACCGTCGGCGACGAGACGCTGTACGCGTATCCGAATCACGCGCACGCGACGAGCGAGGGCGTAGTCTTCGTCACGGGGAACACGTACTCGACGGAGGGCCGCGAGACGGAGTCGTTACACCCGCGGGAACACACCGCCGTCGGCTACACCCCCGACGGCGAACGCGCGTGGACGGCCTCCGTCGGCGGGTTCGCGAGCGAACTCGGGACGGCAGGCGGACGCGTCGCCGTCCCCGGAGCGCAGCACTTCCGGACGCGCGACGCCGACGTGCACGGCCTGCGACTGTTCGGTACGGACGCCGGCCCCGAGACGAGCCTCGAAACCGACGGCGTCGTCACGGCCGTCGCACTCGACGGCGAGGCGTTCGCCGCCGTCGAAGAGCCCGTCGTCTACCACGACGACGGCGCGGAACGAGGCACCTACCGGGTGCTCCTCGGAACCGAAGAGCGAGCGTAACACACTCGGCCGCGTCGCTCGTCGGAGACGTAGCGTCCGGTTCTTCTCGGAAAACTCGACTTCCTCGGACGACTGTCGAACGGTCCGCAGAACTACTCGTCCGGCCGAGCGTCGTCTCCTCGGCGGACTCCTAACTCCGTCGCGTCCGGACCGAACTCGCCTTCGAGCAGGTCCGGAACGTCCTCCGGGCGCACGTCCGAGTACCACCGACTGCGGGGGTGGATAGCCACCGCGGTGCCCTCCGCGCTGCACAGTCCGAGGCAACTCGTCTCGGCGACGTGGACGCGCGACCAGAAGACGTCTCGCTCCCGCAACCACGATTTCACCGCGTCGTACACGTCCGCGCCGTGCGCCTCCGCACAGCAGGCGTACTCCGAGTCCCGCGCGTTCGTACAGACGAGCACGTGGTCGGAGAACCCCTTTTCTGCGACCTCTTCGGTTCGCGGTCGCATCAGTCCGCTCCGAGCGTCGTCTCCGCGTTCGGCGTCGAAGGCTCGGACGCCCGACCGTCCGTCGCGCGGCGACCGAGTAAGGCGTGCGTGCCCGCGAGGACCAGCCAGAGCAACGCCTGCCCGAACACGACCATCCCGGTCAGCCCCACCGCGAACTCCGACGGAAGCGCGCTCTCGACCGAGTTCGACGGCGCGAGCGCGACCGGAATCGCGAGCAGACCGAAGGGGAACACCGCGACGACTGCGGCGGTGGCCCGCCCGTACTCGCCACGGAGGCGGTCGTACGCGAACCCCGAGAGCAGGCAGACGAACGCGCCGGCGACCATCATCCCCCCGTAGACGAGGAGGCGGGTGTCGGTGGGGAGCGACTGCTCGGCGCCTATCTGGGGCGGTAAAGCGAGCCACGGCGCGCCCGATGCGGTGACGAAGCCGGCGACGGCCAACAGATAGCTCTTCGTGCCGCCGGTCCCCGGTATCGCGGGTTCGAGGAAGTAGTAGGCGACGCCGAAGACCACCCCGCCGAGGAGGACGCCCCAGAGGACGCCGGAGACGACGCTCACGGCGTTCGTGACCGCCGCGGAAACGGCGCTGTCGTGGTGGGATTCGCCCGTCTCGTGGGTGTGGCCGTCCGCGTGGTGGCCCGCTCCGCCGAACTCGTCGGCGAACGCGATGAACGGGTTTCCGACGAGGGCCACGAGCAGGCCGAACACGAGTCCGGCGACGACGCCCGCCTTCACGCCTCGCTTCACGTACGTAAAGAACATGATCAGTGACAGGTGACGCCCGCCGCGTGCCGGAAGTTGTGCATCGAATCGTGCACCATCGGCTCCTGCACGAACAGCAGTGCGAACCCGAGCGCGACGACGAGAGCGAGTCCGGTAGCCATCTGCGCCGGGGTCAGTTCCGCGCGAGCCTGTTCGATACGACCGTGAACGGTGTTGTTGGCAGTCGCCATTCTAAACCACACTTGCACAACAACAAGTAGATTTGTAAATCTTCCGAGTGTGCGAAACCTAGGTTTCGCGAGCGGCGCCGACGGCGGCGTCTATCCGTTCGGCCGAGAGCGCCGAGAGCGGAACGCGTTCGCCGCCCGTCTCGTCGGCGATCGTGCCCGTCAGTCCGGCTCTGTCGTCGTCGCCGGCGTCCACGACGACGACGTGCGCGCCGAGTTCGGTCAACCGCCGCGCGGCCGCGCGCGTCTCGCGGACCGGACTCCCCTCCGCGACGTTCGCCCGCCCGTCGGTGACCAGGACGACGACGCCTGCGGCCGGGTCGGCGCGTTCGAGCACGTCGCCGGCGGTCCGGAGTCCGGCGGGGAGGGGCGTCCGGTCGCCCGTCGGCAGGTCCTTCAGGTGCCGGGCGGCGAGGGTGACGCTGTTCGTCGGCGGGAGGAGGACGTCCGCCTCGTCGCCGGCGAAGGCGACGAACGCGACTTCGTCGCGCTTTTGGTACGCGTCTTTCAGGAGTTCGAGCACGGTTCCCTTCGCCGCGCGCATCGCGGGCAGCATCGACGCGCTGGCGTCGACGGCGAACAGCACGAGCGCCGAGGCGTCGCTCCGACGGACGGACTGACGCAGGTCGCGCGACTCGACGGACGGCGCCCCGCGGGCGGTCGCCGCGCGAACCG is a window of Halopelagius longus DNA encoding:
- a CDS encoding CbtB domain-containing protein — its product is MATANNTVHGRIEQARAELTPAQMATGLALVVALGFALLFVQEPMVHDSMHNFRHAAGVTCH
- a CDS encoding DUF3209 family protein: MSCYEIEALRLGLMNVLGTEDRSAREHAEKELDGHLDGPVEALANAATLSEIQRHLDAALVDLEEEIAATDADDPEYDYLRGRLVAVRDAERAVRRLTDQGESVLGGLGEAHDVLHETFPVDE
- a CDS encoding cobalamin biosynthesis protein yields the protein MSDSAAEAPTPDPVEDLLSATAATAYFWGRVAGDGELTRDCVTVRTEDGTSADALAAVAGAGRTENEHRVAARESAHDASIVRFEDEYELQVFGAPAGRAGAALGLPIDGQPGGYRFDTFSDHRAQLVRGLLEACGTVCFRESSASVGVSFVHDDETLLRTVRSLLDAAEPHVPTDDLSETSSGGYWFGLADDADTAAFAEWVYDGSDETGLYSAERRRKLRRSVERATGSEVGELSR
- the cobJ gene encoding precorrin-3B C(17)-methyltransferase, coding for MSTDDTTERSTDAESECGASDAANAADGATDAASSSKCGASKSKADGGVASSAETEASTDETASKCGASGSSSSSGCGASKTSATDEKVGSTVDDFEADPGRLVAVGLGPGQPEGMTQRARASLLEADHIVGYTTYVELLPEEVTESAEELYDTPMCGEVSRTEEAIDRALAGNDVAIIGSGDPNVYALAGLALEILESKGATASMVDFEVVPGVPAAQSCGARLGAPLVNDTVSISLSDHLTPMPTIESRLHAVAGEGFTIAIYNPWSRKRRENFEKCCEILLEHRAPDTPVGIVHGAGRDDERVEIVELRELEELGETDLIDMTTTLLVGNEETYVWDDRMVTPRGYESKYDY
- the cbiG gene encoding cobalt-precorrin 5A hydrolase; protein product: MSTDTNDTESGESGGHCSTPDSDGEVAEEIAIISFERKLDTAREIKEGIGDGYERVDIVEYHGDVFEEHWGEYDCFVGLMASGIAMRKTAPLLDDKWDDPAIVVVDEELTWAIPITGGHHGANQVAHDLSQLGAVPAMTTASEAAGKQGVESKAKALDTHVVNGDSTVATNLAVLNDELGPVARLDGPKAVLVGDDVTVLKRNADDGVVLGTGTVSGVKKSQVLDAWEAALSDLGLEFSDVDFVATGTRKEGEEGLYDAAQEIGAGVVLFEKETLAEFEGPSPSRSKELIGWPGIAEASAIAGGREHELAREKERFDDAVTVAVGR
- a CDS encoding CbiX/SirB N-terminal domain-containing protein codes for the protein MTANAKAAPVGLDDEAVLLVGHGSRREKSNEQVRTLAAELEGRLGVPVDAGFLELAKPSIPDAIAGLAASVSRVTVVQLSLFAASHVKNDVPLAVQEARTDHPELTVHTGAHLGVHPALVDILDDRAAAVEAELGVDREEDDVAVVLCARGSSDPDANADAHKLARLLYEGRSFDRVETSFVGVTEPRLDETLHAVAKHRPDAVVVLPYMLGDGVLTGRIRDGADEFDDEYPYVAAAAGDPLGTDTRLLDVLGDRWQEARTDSVDMSCDTCKYKVELDGYEEDVGGARAMLRAMTHLESHADRDDVDEDPHAHDAPEKHVAVCTNQTCAADGSPAVLERLRQEARDSDACDARITRSSCLGRCGDGPMVAVYPDGVWYGGVDRSDAERIVSSHLDRDRIVSDIVDQTL
- a CDS encoding (2Fe-2S) ferredoxin domain-containing protein, giving the protein MRPRTEEVAEKGFSDHVLVCTNARDSEYACCAEAHGADVYDAVKSWLRERDVFWSRVHVAETSCLGLCSAEGTAVAIHPRSRWYSDVRPEDVPDLLEGEFGPDATELGVRRGDDARPDE
- a CDS encoding CbtA family protein, with amino-acid sequence MFFTYVKRGVKAGVVAGLVFGLLVALVGNPFIAFADEFGGAGHHADGHTHETGESHHDSAVSAAVTNAVSVVSGVLWGVLLGGVVFGVAYYFLEPAIPGTGGTKSYLLAVAGFVTASGAPWLALPPQIGAEQSLPTDTRLLVYGGMMVAGAFVCLLSGFAYDRLRGEYGRATAAVVAVFPFGLLAIPVALAPSNSVESALPSEFAVGLTGMVVFGQALLWLVLAGTHALLGRRATDGRASEPSTPNAETTLGAD
- a CDS encoding outer membrane protein assembly factor BamB family protein encodes the protein MSDAGEPCAVELGEVTPARSRHAGRRSAVELRDELLVVGTAAGDVLAYDRSTLDERWSAETRSESASVVSAASFGDGVAVGERGPEGRIRVYDAATGERRWTYDTAADVGTPQKESRFFLPFVADVASGGDRLYVAARRYERDGDRRSFSSAVYAFDVEGEAVWTYETDASPISIDADGRRLGIAYNRCPGAHQHGLVVLDAETGEVRWEWDPGTDGQRRVGDVSLVDDGAVVASHGDYRGYRLGRGGAEEWRVDVATPTTVGDETLYAYPNHAHATSEGVVFVTGNTYSTEGRETESLHPREHTAVGYTPDGERAWTASVGGFASELGTAGGRVAVPGAQHFRTRDADVHGLRLFGTDAGPETSLETDGVVTAVALDGEAFAAVEEPVVYHDDGAERGTYRVLLGTEERA
- a CDS encoding precorrin-3B C(17)-methyltransferase, which translates into the protein MSGTDAPNDAAAEDAADAAGDSMGTLYVVGIGPGLPHAMTQRAKDVIATADCVVASNLYQEFLRRDGTLPPESAEVEAAPDGGTTASGDPGTVFERRGGTRQTVVRSTMGRQIELAREAFERVRAGEDVAHVSGGDPNVYGKSDLLFTMAEEEEAYDVPIEVVPGVTAALGGAANLGAPLSNDFCTVSLSDKWRGWDEIEEKLRAAAISGFVIVLYNCWRDYQRAIDVIREERADDAPVGIFNDAGRSDAGRNLDDETHTITTLGEANDHEDEVGGMGTSILVGNHETAVWENDHGKHLVTPRGGRDVDDF
- a CDS encoding cobalt-precorrin-4/precorrin-4 C(11)-methyltransferase, which encodes MTDPQDAIDAAADARATERDPRIDERTAGEVQEGVPFIGAGPGDPGLLTVTGKELVESADLVVHAGSLVNSELLEAYCADAEQVSSIGKDLEELVPLMRDAYEDGRNVVRLHSGDPAIYGAALEQMDALEHEGVPTYVVPGVTSAFAASATLRTQLTLNGVANHVAFTRPQGKTLDPEDDHIGEFVEMGDVTTCIYLGTHAVGETMDRLLEDGHDPETPVTVVYHASWPDEEVIEGTIGTIGDRLAEAGYRASALVIIGDAARKAGYERSYLYGDWANRGSAETEADD
- a CDS encoding ferredoxin, with product MTTEYRVRLDRRACDGVFACLVRDDRFAEATDGLATIDGGDRGGDDGDADGDDADEMVVAFADDRLADAEQAARACPVGAIDVTEVDDE